In Zea mays cultivar B73 chromosome 7, Zm-B73-REFERENCE-NAM-5.0, whole genome shotgun sequence, the following proteins share a genomic window:
- the LOC103634233 gene encoding cyclin-B1-3: protein MDTFPQPAAARGRRALVDVGNLMNGRPSLVNHQKQAVAAAATSHKPLNVGNKKPLVPQAAARGMRPLADVTNLMINDRAAPANRQKPLDAVFNRNGKAVKLKECKVKPEVIVTIPDSEKEKKGKLPGGQRVCRRVPTLFDNLTKCSRASDGITTPKKKDPYDIDAPDSCNELAVVEYVEDIYKFYKSTEGTCLPLSSYMSSQAEISERMRAILIDWIIEVQYRLTLMPETLYLTVYIIDQYLSMESVPRKELQLVGISAMLIASKYEEIWAPLVKDLMCLCDNAFTRDQVLTKEKAILDRLHWNLTVPTMYMFIVRYLKAAMCDTELENMAFFYSELALVHYAMLVYPSSVTAVAAVYAARSTLGMNPPWTDILEHHTGLAEPQLLDCARRLISFHTLAPESKQKAVYRKYSKPKLGSVTLQSPVKKLLSG, encoded by the exons ATGGATACATTTCCACAGCCAGCGGCGGCAAGAGGCCGTAGGGCACTTGTCGACGTTGGCAATCTTATGAATGGTCGGCCTTCTCTTGTGAACCATCAGAAGCAAGCGGTTGCGGCAGCGGCAACCAGTCATAAACCACTCAACGTTGGCAACAAGAAGCCACTTGTTCCTCAGGCAGCAGCAAGAGGCATGCGACCCCTTGCCGACGTTACGAATCTTATGATCAATGACCGTGCTGCTCCTGCAAATCGTCAGAAGCCTCTAGATGCTGTGTTTAACAGGAACGGGAAGGCAGTAAAGCTGAAGGAATGCAAGGTGAAGCCTGAAGTCATTGTGACCATTCCAGATTCCGAGAAGGAGAAGAAAGGCAAATTGCCTGGAGGTCAGAGAGTCTGTAGGAGGGTGCCAACACTTTTTGACAATTTGACAAAATGCAGCAG GGCCTCTGATGGGATTACCACCCCGAAGAAGAAGGATCCATATGACATTGATGCACCTGATTCTTGCAATGAGCTGGCAGTCGTTGAATATGTTGAGGACATTTACAAATTCTACAAGAGCACTGAG GGCACCTGCCTTCCTCTCAGCAGCTACATGAGCTCACAGGCTGAAATCAGTGAGAGAATGAGAGCTATCCTTATCGACTGGATTATCGAGGTACAGTACAGGCTTACTCTAATGCCAGAGACACTTTACTTGACCGTCTACATCATCGACCAGTACTTATCTATGGAGAGTGTACCAAGAAAGGAGCTACAGCTCGTCGGCATAAGTGCCATGCTGATAGCAAGCAAGTACGAAGAGATATGGGCTCCACTG GTTAAGGACTTGATGTGCCTCTGTGACAACGCATTTACCAGAGACCAGGTTCTGACCAAGGAAAAGGCCATCCTGGACAGGCTCCATTGGAACCTGACGGTTCCAACAATGTACATGTTCATTGTTAGGTACCTGAAAGCCGCAATGTGTGACACAGAG CTTGAGAACATGGCATTCTTCTACTCCGAGCTGGCATTGGTCCATTACGCGATGCTGGTTTACCCTTCATCGGTGACCGCAGTCGCTGCCGTCTATGCTGCCAGGTCTACACTTGGGATGAATCCACCATGGACTGATATTCTGGAACATCACACTGGCCTAGCTGAGCCACAGTTACT GGACTGCGCTAGGCGGCTTATCAGCTTCCATACCCTGGCTCCGGAAAGCAAGCAGAAGGCGGTGTACAGGAAGTACTCCAAGCCCAAGCTCGGCTCCGTCACGCTTCAATCCCCTGTCAAGAAGCTGTTGTCAGGTTGA